CAGCTGCTCGTTGAACCGCGCCTCCAGCGTGTCGTGGGCCTGGCCGAGCAGGGCGAGCAGGGAGAGAGGGGGCGCTGGGTGTTCCGTGGATGCCTGCTCTGCCATGAGGGCCATGCTACCTATTGGTCAATAAGTTGACCATCCCCGTTTGGCGTGTCACGATTGTCAACGTGTTGACTGAATCTCGTCCCGTTGTCGGAGTCCTCGTCGGAAGCACCCGTGAGGGTTCCTTCACCCGACGCCTGGTGGACCTGGTCGCCGCGGCCGCCTGCCCGGAGCTCGTCGTGATCGACGGACTCGAGCGTCTGCCGTACTTCAGCGAGGAGCTGGAGGTGGACGTGCCCGAGGTGGTCGTCGCGTTCCGCGAGGCCGTCGCCGCCGTCGACGCGCTGCTGATCGCCTCCCCCGAGTACAACGACGGCATGCCCGGGATGCTGAAGAACGCGATCGACTGGCTGTCGCGGCCACGGCCGGGCGCGGTGCTCACCGCCAAGCCCGTCGCCGCTCTCGGCGCGAGCCCGAGCCCGGGCGGTGCCAGGGGCGCCGTCCGCGATCTGAAGGCCGTGCTGAGCAGCGCCGGGGCCCAGGTGATCGGCGAGGGCATCTTCGTCCCGTCGGTGCACGAGGTGCTCGCCGAGGGTGTGCCGCACGAACTCTCGGTGCGGCTGCAGGCGCAGGTCGACGCGCTCGTCGCCGACGGTGAGGCGGCGGCCGCCTGATCAGGCGGCCGAGCCTGCCCACAGGGTGAGGCCGGAGGGAGCAGCGCGGGCAGTGCGTCGACGACGATGCCCCGCAGCTCCTCGATCCGGGACGGTGTCATCCGTTCCGCCAGAGACGTGATCGACAGGGCCGCCACCGGTGCCGCCCCCTGCATGATCGCGAACCCGATGCACGCAACCCCCGGCTCGTTCTCCTCGAACTCCTCCGAGAAGCCGCGACGGTGGGCGGCCGCGACCGCGGCCGTGAGCCGATCCCGCGTGACCTCGCGCCCGGCTGGCAGGAACCGCAGGTACTGCGCCACCTGCTCCGGCGTGGACTCCCGCGCGGCGAGCAGCGCCCGGCCGAGCGCGCTCGATGCCGCCGGAACCCGCTGCCCGACCGCCGACCACACGCGGATCGCGCGCGCCGCCGACTCCACCTTGTCCAGATAGACGATCTCGTTGCCGTCCCAGGCGCCCAGATGGACGAGTTCCTGGGCGCGCAGCGACACCTCGACCAGCGCGGGCCGCAGCGACGCCGTCAGATTCTGGTGCGAATAGAAGAGGTCGACCAGTGCAGGCAGGGTCGGCCCGAGCCGGTAGCTCCCGGAGGGCGACTGACTCGCGAAGCCGCGTAGCCGCAGCGTGCTCAGTGCGCGGTACGCCGTCGCCTTGCTGATCCCGGTGGCGCTGCTGAGCTCGGTGAGCTGCGCGCCCTCGGGGCCGTACCGGGCGAGTTCCTCCAGCAGCATCAGTGCGCGGTCGATGGCCTCGATCCTCGGGGACTCGTCCGCCGTGCCTGTCGCGCTCATGCCGCCCAGTCTCCCATTCCGCGTCCCTGTTGCCGGACCCCCATTGTGTCCCCCCGTCAGCGTATGGCATCATTTCAATGAAAGAAACAGTACAGTTCAGCTAGTGAAACGGAAGGCTGGCATGGATACTCTTGAGCGGCTCACCTCGGCCCGCATCATCCCCGTCGTCGTTGTCGACGACGTCGCGCACGCGGTTCCCCTCGCCAGGGCGCTGGTCGCAGGCGGAATTCCGGTGGCCGAGGTCACGTTCCGCACGGCCGCCGCGCCCGACGTCATCCGTGCGATGGCGCAGGAGGTCCCCGAGATCCTCGTCGGTGCGGGCACCGTCCTGAACGCCGGCCAGGTCGACCAGGCCGCCGACGCCGGCGCCCAGTTCATCGTCTCCCCCGGCTTCCTCCCGTCCGTCGTCGAGCGGGCCAAGGAACGCGGGCTCATCGTCGTCCCCGGTGCCGTCACGCCGTCCGAGATCATGGCCGCCCTCGAGGCAGGCCTCTCCATCGTGAAGTTCTTCCCGGCCAACGTCTACGGCGGCGTCGACGCGATCGCCGCCCTCGGCGCACCGTTCGGTGGCGTGAAGTTCGTCCCCACCGGCGGCGTGTCCAGCGCCAACCTCGGCGAGTACCTGGCCCTGCCCAACGTCATCGCCGTCGGCGGCACCTGGATGGTCAAGCCCGCCCTGATCCGCGCCGGCGACTTCGTCGCCGTCGAGAACCTCTCCCGCGAGGCCGTCGCCTCCATCGCCAACTGACAACCCATCCGACGAAGGAGTCCTTCCATGAGCAATCTCGTTGATCTCCGTCCCGCCGAGGAGTGCCGTTACGACGTCGTCTCGCTCGGCGAGATCATGCTGCGTCTCGATCCTGGCGAGATGCGCATCCGCACCGCCCGCTCGTTCGCGGCCTGGGAGGGGGGCGGCGAGTACAACGTGGCCCGCGGCCTGTCGCGCGTCTTCGGGCTGCGCGCCGCCACGATCACCGCGCTCGTCGACGACGAGGTCGGGCACCTGGTCGAGTCGCTCATCGCAGCCGGCGGCGTCGACACGTCGCTGATCCGCTGGGTGGCCAGCGACGGCATCGGCCGCTCCGTCCGCAACGGCCTGAACTTCACCGAGCGCGGCTACGGCCTCCGCAAGGCCAAGGGCGTCTCCGACCGAGGCAACACCGCGATCTCGCAGCTGCGCCCCGAGGACATCGACTTCGACCACATCTTCGGCACGCTCGGCGTGCGCTGGCTGCACACCGGCGGCATCTACGCGGCGCTGTCGGAGCAGGCCGCCGAGACCGCGCTGGCCGCCGTCAAGGCTGCCAAGAAGTACGGCACCGTCATCTCCTACGACCTCAACTACCGGCCCAGCCTCTGGAAGACCAACGGTGGCCAGACCAAGGCGCAGGAGGTCAACCGCGAACTGGCCCGCTACGTCGACGTCATGCTGGGCAACGAGGAGGACTTCTCCGCCGGGCTCGGATTCGAGATCGAGGGGCTCGACGAGAACTTCTCCGAGCTGCCCATCGACGCGTTCCGCACGATGATCAACGAGGTCGCCAAGGAGTTCACCAACTTCAAGGTGATCGCCACCACGCTGCGCGCCGTCAAGACTGCGTCGCTGAACGACTGGTCGGCGCTCGCCTGGTCGCCGAAGGACGGCGTGCTGCAGGCGGCCGATCGCAAGGATGTAGAGATCCTCGACCGCGTCGGTGGGGGCGACTCGTTCGCCTCCGGCATGGCCTACGGCCTCATCACCGGCCAGCCCCTGCAGACCTGTGTCGAGTACGGCGCCGCGCACGGTGCGCTCGCCATGACCACGCCCGGCGACACGTCGATGGTCACCTGCAAGGATGTCGTCGACCTGGCCGGCGGCGGCAGCGCCCGGGTCGATCGCTGACCGAGGAGACCCCTGTGAACGAGGACCGTGACTGGTACCACGTGCTGAGCGAGGGCGACGACGTCGCCGTCGTCACCCTGGAGGGCCGGGAGATCCCGGTCGGCCACAAGGTCGCGCTGCGCGACATCGCCGTGGGGGCGCCGGTGCGCAAGTACCGGCACGTCATCGGCTACGCCACGGCGGACATCGCCGCAGGCGAGTACGTCCACACGCACAACCTCGTCTTCGGCGAGCATGAGGCGCCGGCGGAGGCGGATCACACGGTCGCCCCCGCCGCGCCGCCCGCCGTCGAGCGCACCACCTTCCGCGGGTACCGCCGCAGCGACGGGCGCGTCGCCACCCGCAACGTCATCGCCATCGTGTCGACGGTGAACTGCTCGGCCACCGTCTGCCAGCAGATCGTCGCCGCCGTCGAGCGGGCGGGGATCCTGGACGGGTTCGCGAACGTCGACGCCGTCGTCCCCGTGACCCATGGGACCGGCTGCGGCATCGCGGAGGGGCCGAACCTCGAACGACTACGGCGGACGCTTGCCGGCTACGCCGGACACGTCAACGTGGGCGGCCTCATCACGGTGGCGCTCGGCTGCGAGGTCAACCAGATGACCGAGTTCATGGAGATGGTTCCCCGCCGCGACGACCTGCCCGTCGTCGAACTCACCATGCAGACCCTCGGCGGCACGAAGGCGACCGTCGCCGCCGGCGTCGAGGCTGTGCGGGAGCTGGCCGCGGCCATCGACGCGGTCGAGCGCGTCGAGGTCGGCCTCGAACACCTCGTACTCGGGCTCAACTGCGGCGGCTCCGACGGCTGGTCGGGCATCACCGCGAACCCGGTCCTCGGCATCGCCTCCGACGTGATCGTCTCCCACGGCGGCCGCTCGGTGCTCGCCGAGACCCCCGAGATCTACGGCGCCGAAGACCTGCTGCTCGAGCGCGCCACCGCGCCCGACGTGGCCGATCACCTGCGGCAGATCATTGCCCGCTGGGAGGACGACGTCGCCCGGACCGGCGACTCGCTCGACAACAACCCCTCACCAGGCAACAAGGCCGGCGGCATCACGACCATCCTGGAGAAGTCGCTCGGCGCGGTCGCCAAGGGCGGGCATGCGCCGATGGCGGCCGTCTACGACTACGCCGAGCCGATCGACACGCCAGGCTTCGGCTTCATGGACACCCCGGGCTACGACCCGGTCTCAGTGACCGGGCTGATCGCGGGCGGCGCCAACGTCGTCTGCTTCACGACCGGACGGGGCTCGGCGCTCGGCTACGGCATCGTGCCGGTACTGAAGGTGTCGACGAACACGGCCCTGTTCGAGCGGATGCCCGACGACATGGACCTGAACGCGGGCGACGTCGTCACCGAGGGTGTGTCGCTGCAGGCGAAGGGCCTGGAGATCTACGGACGGCTGCTGGACGTCGCGTCCGGCGAGCGCACGAAGAGCGAGGACCTGGGGTACGGATCGCAGGAGTTCGTGCCGTGGCTCCAGGGGCCGGTCTTCTGAGGGCCGGTGACAGGGATTAGTACCCCCGCGACGAGTCCGCCAGTTCCTTGTCCTCGCTCAGCGACGACACGAACTCGTCCGTCGACATCGGCTTCGAGAACATCGGGTAGTCGTACTGGATCGCGTTGGCGTGCTCCTCAGGCGAGGTCGCGCCGACGGCGTCCGTGATCGTCAGCACCTCGAAGCCCTTCTCGTACGCGCTGCGCATCGTCGACTCGACGCAGCAGTTCGTCAGGAAACCCGCCAGCGCCACCGTCTCGATGCCCTTGGAGCGCAGCACGAAGTCCAGGTTGGTCGACCCGAACGCGTCCAGCCCGCGCTTGCCCTCGATGATGATGTCGCCCTCGACGGGTGTCAGCTGCTCGCAGATCTCGGCGCCCCAGCTGCCGCGGACGAAGCTGGTGGAGTCGACGACGCCCTTGAGGATGCCGTACGGGTGGCGGGTGATCTCGTCGTAGCCGGGGGCGAACGTGATCGGGACGTGGAGGACGACGCCTCCGGCCTCGCGGATGGCAGCGGCCGCCTCGACGGCGTTGTTGAGGGTGTCGGTGGACTCCATCACGGTCTTGACGGCGTCGTGGAGGGTGCCGCCGGGGGTGGTGAAGTCGTTCTGGAATTCGATCAGGACGAGCGCAGTGGTTGCCGGGTTCATGATGCTCCTTTGCACGTGGATCCGACTGTCAATGTAGCGACGGGGGACCGTGCCCGGAGCCGTTTCGCTGCAACACTCAACAGGCTCCCCATGACCCCCATGCACGAACGTGCAAGACGGTTGCGCGAAACGTGCAGAGAGACAAGGGTGGTACCACGAGCAAAGGAGCCTCACATGACCGTCCTCACCCCCGAACAGCGCGCAAACTCACTGGCCACAATGGCCACCGAGACGTTTGACGTGCTCGTGATCGGTGGCGGCGTCACCGGCGCGGGGATTGCGCTGGACGCAGCCGCACGTGGCCTGTCGACCGCGGTGATCGAAGGACAGGACTGGGCCTCCGGCACGTCGTCTCGATCTTCGCGACTCGTGCACGGTGGCCTGCGATACCTGTACAACCTCGACTTCAAGCTGGTCGCCGAGGCGCTCACCGAGCGCGGCCGCCTGCTGTCGTCCATCGCGCCTCACCTTGTCGAGGCGCAGCCCTTCCTGTGGCCGTTGAAGATGCCGGTCATCGAGCGGGCGTACTCCGCCGTCGGCGTCGGCCTCTACGACATCCTGGCGAGGATCGGATCCGGCGGTAAGAAGACCGTCCCGATCCAGAAGCACCTGTCGAAGGCCGGGGCGCTGGCCCGGTTCCCCGAGATCAAGCCCGACGCCCTCATCGGTGCCATCGAGTTCTACGACGCCCGCGTCGACGATGCGCGTCTCGTCATCACGTTGATCCGCACCGCGCAGAAGTACGGGGCTGAGGCCGCGAGCCGGGTGCGCGTGACGGAGGTCCTCAAGGACGACCGCGGCCACGCCTCCGGCGTGAAGGCCGTCGACCTCGAGACCGGTGAGTCGCTGACCATCAAGGCCAAGCGGATCATCAACGCCACCGGCGTGTGGACCGAGGAGACGCAGGACATGGCCGGCGGCACCGGCGGCCTCAAGGTGCTGGCGAGCAAGGGCATCCACATCGTCATTCCGCGTGAGCGGCTCAAGGCGCAGACGGGCCTGTTCCTCCGCACTGAGAAGTCCGTGCTGTTCATCATCCCGTGGCAGCACTACTGGGTCATCGGCACCACCGATACCGCGTGGCACGAGCAGCTCGAGCACCCGGTCCCGACGTCGGCTGACATCGACTATGTCCTCGCCCACGCCAACGAGGTGCTGGGTGACAAGTTGACCCGCGACGACATCATCGGCACCTATGCCGGCCTGCGGCCGCTGCTGCAGCCGAAGGTGCTTGACGAGTCGAAGTCGACGAAGGTCTCCCGCGAGCACACCGTCTCCGAGGTCATCCCCGGCATGGTCGCGATCGCAGGCGGCAAGCTGACGACGTACCGCGTGATGGCGGAGGACGCCGTCGACTTCGCACTCGGCGACGCGGCCAAGAGCCGCCCGTCGGTCACGGCCCACCTGCCGCTGCTGGGTGCCGAGGGATTCGAAGGGGTCCGCAACCAGGCCGAGCGTCTCGGAGCCAAGTACGGCTTCGATGCTGATCGAATGACGCATCTGCTGTCGCGCTACGGGTCGGAGGTCGGAGACCTGCTGGCCACGATCGACGAGGACCCGAGCCTCGGCAAGCCGCTCGCCGCCGCACCGCAGTTCCTGCGGGCCGAGGTGCACCGGGCCGCCGCCGTCGAGGGCGCCCTCCACCTGGAGGACATCTTCATCGCCCGGGTCCGCCTCAACTCGGAGGCCCGCGACCGCGGCGGCGCCGCCGTCGACGAGGTGGCTGAGATCGCCGCCGCAGCCCTCGGCTGGGACGCGGCGAAGGTTGAAGAGGAGAAGGCAAACTACCGGGCGCGCATCGCAGCTGAGCTCGCGGCCGAGGATCAGTCGACGGACGCCGCCGCGTCGGCCGCACGTATGGAGGCTCACGACATCGTCGGCTGATCCAGGAGAAGCGGCCGCCGTCCTCTTCGGAGGGCGGCGGTCGTTTCCCGTCCGCAGGTAAACGTTTCAAAGAACGGGCCGGTTTCTCGGCGCGTCGCCTTGCCCGCACCCCTCGGGCGAGGTAAGGCCTTGTGAACGCGACGATCAGTATGCCGCCAGTTGGGTGAGAAGAATCAACTTTCGGCCCGTCTAGTTCGCGCAAGGCGGTCCGATGTGGCTAAGCTTCTAACGAAGGAACTCATGACGAGCGCCTTTACTCGGGCCCGACGGGGCCCACCGAAAGACCGCCGATCCGATCGGCGTTAGGCGAGTTCTCCCCTCGCCTGGGCTCCGGGCCCGCCGCTCCACATCCCCCCAAAGTGGACGGCGGCCGGAGCCCACTTCGCGTTCCCGGGCACGACAGCGGCGTGGCCCCGATGTGAGCGGGAGGGCCCGGGTGCCCTATACTCCTACCGTCTCGGGGCATTAACTCAATTGGTAGAGTGCCACCTTTGCAAGGTGGAAGTTAGGGGTTCGAGTCCCCTATGCTCCACCCAAAGTGTCTTGCGGGAACACGCGACATCGGTAGATGTTGGGTGTTCCCGTTTGGTCTTCTTGCCGTCCGTGGCGGTGTTCGCCACGTTGACGATGGTGGCGAACGGTTCGGCGAGGTGTGGGCGTAGTTGCTCGTCGTCGGTGATCTCCAGCCGTGTGTAGAACGCTTGGTTCGCGAGTCTGCGGCTCCCATCGTCGGAGTGCGCGTAGGCGTGGTGCGCGTCGGTGAGGAGTCGCAGGGAGTCGTGGAGGAACGCCCGCGCCCCGGCGTGGTGCTCGTCGTGCTCGCTGAGGCGGCGCTCGATGTCGGCGAGGCCTGAGCGGATGCGGTCTTGGTGTCGCTTCAGCGTGGGCAGGTTGAGTATTTGACCGTGTGAGCGCCGTTGGTTCTCGCGTTAGGGCGCCACTGGATATTGCCTCTGGGCGCCGGGGTGTGGTGCCGGTGAGCGCCACCGGTGGTCCGGGTGGCGCTCACCGGCTGTGGGTTAGGTGGTGGCGGTGTGTTCGCGCATGTTGGTGCCGCCGGTTTCGATCCAGATGGTGTTGTGGACGATGCGGTCCATGATCGCGTCGGCGTGGACGCCGGAGCCGAGGCGCTGGTGCCAGTCCTTCTTCGCGTACTGGGTGCAGAACACGGTGGAGACGGCGTCGTAGCGGCGTTCGAGGAGTTCCAGGAGCATGCTGCGGGTGCTGTCGTCGGGTGGGTCGAGGAGCCATTCGTCGATCACGAGCAGCGTGAACGCGGCGTACTTGCGCAGGAACTTCTCCTTCCCGGCGGGCCGATCCTTAGCTGAGGCCCAGGCTTCCTCGAGGTCGGGCATGCGTATGTAGTGCGCCCGGTATCGGTGCTGGCAGGCCTGTTTCGCCAGCGCGGAGCCGAGATACGACTTCCCGGATCCGGTGAAGCCTTGGAACACGACGTTCTGCTGCCTGGTGATGAAGGCGCAGGTGCCGAGTTGGGCGATCACCCCGCGGTCCAGGCCACGTTGTTCGACCAGGTCGAGGCGGCGGAAGTCGGCGTTCGGGTAACGCAGCCCGGCCCGGCGGATCAGGCCTTCGACCTTGCCGTGGGTGAAGGTGGCGTGGGCGTCGTCGACGGCGAGTTTGATGCGTTCTTCGAACACCATCCCGAGGGTGAGGGTGTCGTCCTGGGTTTCCAGGGCGTCGACCAGGCAGGTGGCGCCGATCTCGCGGAGCTTGCGTTTGGTCTCGGTATCGATCCGGGTCATCGTGCGCCTCCGTAGTAGTCGGCGCCACGCACGTACCCGACCGGCCCACCGTCGCCGTTCTCTGGTCGAGTCTGGGGTCTCTGCCTGCCGGTGTGGTCCTGGTTGGTTTCCAGGATCGGTCTCAGATGGGCGTAGCGGGGTGAGCGGACCCGGGAGGCCAGCGCGGTCTGGCAGGCGGCTTCGAGGCGTTCGGTCGAGTAGCGGCGGGTCAGGCGCAGGACCGCGAGCGCGGCATCGAGGCCCTGCTCATCGACGGGGACGGACTCGAAGATCCGGTTGACCACTGTGAGCGTGTTCTCCCCGACGCGGCCGGCCCACTGGCGGACCCTGGCCGCGTCCCATTGCCGGTAGCGGGGCCCGTCAGGCAGGTCGGCGTCGTGGGTGCGGTACTGGTTGAACACTCCTGGGGGTGCGAGCAGGTGGCTGGTCAGCCGCGTGTGACCGGTGAACACCTCGAGCGTCGTGTCGGTGACCCGCAGATCGACACTGCGACCGATGCGGGTGTAGGGGACGGAGTAGAAGTTCTTCTCCCACACCACATGCCCATTCTTCTGGACTCGACGCCCGTAGACCCAGCGGCTGATCTCGAACCCGACCGCGGGCAGCGGCCGCAGCAGCGGTTTCTCCTCCGCTTCGAACACGCTCAGGCGTGATCCCGCCCTCTTCTGGAAGGGTTCACGGTTGTAGGCCTCCACCCGCTGGTAGACCGCCGCGCGCAGCTCGGCCAGGGTCGCGAAGCGGCGGTCCCGGAGCCCGGCGATCACCCACGTCGCGACATGCGCGACCGTGTTCTCGACGCTGGCCTTGTCCTTCGGCTTCCGGACCCTGCCGGGCAGCACCGCCGCCGAGTAGTGCGCCGCCAACTCCCGATAGGCATCGTTGAGGACCACCTCACCCTCGGCCGGGTGCTTGATCACCCCGGTCTTCAGGTTGTCCGGAACGATCCGCGGGACCGAGCCGCCGAACCAGTCGAACATCGCCACATGCGCCCGCAGCCACGTGTCCTGCCGCATATCCAGCGCAGGCTCGACGAACGCGTACCGGGAGAACGGCAACGTGGCCACGAACAAGTAGACCCGCCGCTGCTGCCCGGTCACCGGATCAGTCAACTGCATCGTCGGCCCGGACCAGTCGACCTCGATGCTCTGCCCGGCCTTGTGACCGATCCGCGACGCCGCCCCGCTGACCAGGACATGCTGCTGATAGTTCTTGCAGAACCGGTCATAGCCCATCGCCGTCGACCCCTCCGCCCGGCACCTGTCGACGTACTCGCCATGGAGCAGCTTCAACGTCACCCCAACCCGGGCGAGCTCCCGATGCACCGACGCCCAGTCCGGCTGCGCATGCACGCTCTCATGCTCCCCACGACCCGGGAACAGTCGGGCATACACCGCGGCCTCGTCCAGGTCGGCCACATCATCCCAGCCCACACCCTCCCGGTCTGCGGCCTCGATCACCGCCGTCACGCTATGACGCGACATCCCCTGCGCGGCGATCTGCCGGCCCGAGAACCCCTCCTCACGCAGCCGAAGCACCAGCTTCGCTTTGATCTTGCGTACCATCCCAATCACTCCTTCTGCCGCGTGATAGGCCACACGGCAGAAGGAGCCTACGAACCCCCACACCCGGCCCTCACCGACACGATCAGGTGGCGCTCAACCCCACGAACCCCCGTCCAAGCAGATGGCGCTCAACCGCAATACCGCTGGCGCTCAGAAGACCGAATACTCAGGCAGGTCGATGGCGTCGGCGAAGTGTGCGGCGAGGAGCTTGTCGCTCTCTGCTTCGAGCCTGGCGCGGTGGGTGGTGAGGTCGGTGAACTCCTGATCTCGCCCCGCGCTTTGCTCGTCGAATGCGGCATCAACTTCGGCGGCGAGGTGCAGGTAGTCGGCTTCGCTGATGGTGATGTCCCTGTATGAGTCTTCGACCAGGCGTTCGGCGACTTGGACGGGCACGGCGCGGCGGGTGCAGTTCGTCTTCTTCGCTGCGCGGCCGGAGCAGATGAAGTATGAGTAGGTGGTGCCGCGCGGGTTCGTCGCGAAGTCCAGCAGCATCCGCGACCCGCACGACCCGCAGTGCAGCAGCCCTTTCAGGTGGTGCGCGTGCGTGACGTGCCGCGTCATCTTGGCGTTGCGCGCCTTGAGCAGCGATTGCACCTGATCGAATAGTGCGGGCTCGATCAGCGGATCGTGTGCTCCGGGATGCAGTGCTCCCTTGTACCGGATCACCCCGGCATAGTACGGGTTCGTCAGCAGCTTGTAGAGCGTGTTCTTCCCCAGCGGCTTCGACGGGCGCTTCGGCGATGGCACGGTTGTCAGGCCGCGTGCGGTGAGGTCACGCAGTAGACCGGTGACCGACGTCTCGCCCTTGGCGTAGGCCTCGAACGCCCACCGAATCAGCGGGGCTCGCTCGGGATCGACCTCGACCGTGCGAATCTCCCGGCCCGCCTCGTCGGTACGGCGCACATTGAGATACCCGACCGGCGCGCGCATCGGCGTGCCGCCCTGTGCGAGCTTCTGCGTCAACCCTTTGGTGACTTCGGTGGCGAGGTTGCGGCTGTAGAACTCCGCTATGGACGACATGATGCCGTGCACGAGCATCCCCGACGGCGTTTGGTCGATGGACTCGGTCGCCGACACGAGCGTCACCCCTGCCGCAAGGAGGGCTTCGTGAATCTTCACGTCGTCTGCGCGGTTACGTGCGAGCCGGTCGAGCTTGTGGACGATGCAGAAAGTCACCCTCGTTGCGGTGATAAACGCGAGCATGTCCTTGAGTCCGTCACGATCCGCCGACCGCGCGGACTCCCCGGCGTCGACGAACTCGCGCACGACCTTCGCGCCCAGTTCGGCGGCCTTCCTCGCGTTGGCCTCGCGCTGCGCAAGGATGGAGAAGCCTTCGTCGGTGCCGCCACGTTCGGCCTGCTCCCGCGTCGAGACGCGCAGGTAGGACACCGCGAGCAGTACCGGGGCCTCCGCCTCGACGGCGGTGGCTGCGGTGATGGTGGTGCTCATGGTGGCCTCCTTCGCCTCGAAAGGGTGGTCAACGGGTTGAAGAGCTACTTGGCGACGGTGGGGGAAAATGTCCACGACCGTGATG
The DNA window shown above is from Tessaracoccus defluvii and carries:
- the istA gene encoding IS21 family transposase: MVRKIKAKLVLRLREEGFSGRQIAAQGMSRHSVTAVIEAADREGVGWDDVADLDEAAVYARLFPGRGEHESVHAQPDWASVHRELARVGVTLKLLHGEYVDRCRAEGSTAMGYDRFCKNYQQHVLVSGAASRIGHKAGQSIEVDWSGPTMQLTDPVTGQQRRVYLFVATLPFSRYAFVEPALDMRQDTWLRAHVAMFDWFGGSVPRIVPDNLKTGVIKHPAEGEVVLNDAYRELAAHYSAAVLPGRVRKPKDKASVENTVAHVATWVIAGLRDRRFATLAELRAAVYQRVEAYNREPFQKRAGSRLSVFEAEEKPLLRPLPAVGFEISRWVYGRRVQKNGHVVWEKNFYSVPYTRIGRSVDLRVTDTTLEVFTGHTRLTSHLLAPPGVFNQYRTHDADLPDGPRYRQWDAARVRQWAGRVGENTLTVVNRIFESVPVDEQGLDAALAVLRLTRRYSTERLEAACQTALASRVRSPRYAHLRPILETNQDHTGRQRPQTRPENGDGGPVGYVRGADYYGGAR
- a CDS encoding cysteine hydrolase, yielding MNPATTALVLIEFQNDFTTPGGTLHDAVKTVMESTDTLNNAVEAAAAIREAGGVVLHVPITFAPGYDEITRHPYGILKGVVDSTSFVRGSWGAEICEQLTPVEGDIIIEGKRGLDAFGSTNLDFVLRSKGIETVALAGFLTNCCVESTMRSAYEKGFEVLTITDAVGATSPEEHANAIQYDYPMFSKPMSTDEFVSSLSEDKELADSSRGY
- a CDS encoding NADPH-dependent FMN reductase, producing the protein MDLVAAAACPELVVIDGLERLPYFSEELEVDVPEVVVAFREAVAAVDALLIASPEYNDGMPGMLKNAIDWLSRPRPGAVLTAKPVAALGASPSPGGARGAVRDLKAVLSSAGAQVIGEGIFVPSVHEVLAEGVPHELSVRLQAQVDALVADGEAAAA
- a CDS encoding sugar kinase, with protein sequence MSNLVDLRPAEECRYDVVSLGEIMLRLDPGEMRIRTARSFAAWEGGGEYNVARGLSRVFGLRAATITALVDDEVGHLVESLIAAGGVDTSLIRWVASDGIGRSVRNGLNFTERGYGLRKAKGVSDRGNTAISQLRPEDIDFDHIFGTLGVRWLHTGGIYAALSEQAAETALAAVKAAKKYGTVISYDLNYRPSLWKTNGGQTKAQEVNRELARYVDVMLGNEEDFSAGLGFEIEGLDENFSELPIDAFRTMINEVAKEFTNFKVIATTLRAVKTASLNDWSALAWSPKDGVLQAADRKDVEILDRVGGGDSFASGMAYGLITGQPLQTCVEYGAAHGALAMTTPGDTSMVTCKDVVDLAGGGSARVDR
- a CDS encoding recombinase family protein — its product is MSTTITAATAVEAEAPVLLAVSYLRVSTREQAERGGTDEGFSILAQREANARKAAELGAKVVREFVDAGESARSADRDGLKDMLAFITATRVTFCIVHKLDRLARNRADDVKIHEALLAAGVTLVSATESIDQTPSGMLVHGIMSSIAEFYSRNLATEVTKGLTQKLAQGGTPMRAPVGYLNVRRTDEAGREIRTVEVDPERAPLIRWAFEAYAKGETSVTGLLRDLTARGLTTVPSPKRPSKPLGKNTLYKLLTNPYYAGVIRYKGALHPGAHDPLIEPALFDQVQSLLKARNAKMTRHVTHAHHLKGLLHCGSCGSRMLLDFATNPRGTTYSYFICSGRAAKKTNCTRRAVPVQVAERLVEDSYRDITISEADYLHLAAEVDAAFDEQSAGRDQEFTDLTTHRARLEAESDKLLAAHFADAIDLPEYSVF
- a CDS encoding ATP-binding protein, which encodes MTRIDTETKRKLREIGATCLVDALETQDDTLTLGMVFEERIKLAVDDAHATFTHGKVEGLIRRAGLRYPNADFRRLDLVEQRGLDRGVIAQLGTCAFITRQQNVVFQGFTGSGKSYLGSALAKQACQHRYRAHYIRMPDLEEAWASAKDRPAGKEKFLRKYAAFTLLVIDEWLLDPPDDSTRSMLLELLERRYDAVSTVFCTQYAKKDWHQRLGSGVHADAIMDRIVHNTIWIETGGTNMREHTATT
- the eda gene encoding bifunctional 4-hydroxy-2-oxoglutarate aldolase/2-dehydro-3-deoxy-phosphogluconate aldolase, with translation MDTLERLTSARIIPVVVVDDVAHAVPLARALVAGGIPVAEVTFRTAAAPDVIRAMAQEVPEILVGAGTVLNAGQVDQAADAGAQFIVSPGFLPSVVERAKERGLIVVPGAVTPSEIMAALEAGLSIVKFFPANVYGGVDAIAALGAPFGGVKFVPTGGVSSANLGEYLALPNVIAVGGTWMVKPALIRAGDFVAVENLSREAVASIAN
- a CDS encoding glycerol-3-phosphate dehydrogenase/oxidase, giving the protein MTVLTPEQRANSLATMATETFDVLVIGGGVTGAGIALDAAARGLSTAVIEGQDWASGTSSRSSRLVHGGLRYLYNLDFKLVAEALTERGRLLSSIAPHLVEAQPFLWPLKMPVIERAYSAVGVGLYDILARIGSGGKKTVPIQKHLSKAGALARFPEIKPDALIGAIEFYDARVDDARLVITLIRTAQKYGAEAASRVRVTEVLKDDRGHASGVKAVDLETGESLTIKAKRIINATGVWTEETQDMAGGTGGLKVLASKGIHIVIPRERLKAQTGLFLRTEKSVLFIIPWQHYWVIGTTDTAWHEQLEHPVPTSADIDYVLAHANEVLGDKLTRDDIIGTYAGLRPLLQPKVLDESKSTKVSREHTVSEVIPGMVAIAGGKLTTYRVMAEDAVDFALGDAAKSRPSVTAHLPLLGAEGFEGVRNQAERLGAKYGFDADRMTHLLSRYGSEVGDLLATIDEDPSLGKPLAAAPQFLRAEVHRAAAVEGALHLEDIFIARVRLNSEARDRGGAAVDEVAEIAAAALGWDAAKVEEEKANYRARIAAELAAEDQSTDAAASAARMEAHDIVG
- a CDS encoding UxaA family hydrolase, whose product is MNEDRDWYHVLSEGDDVAVVTLEGREIPVGHKVALRDIAVGAPVRKYRHVIGYATADIAAGEYVHTHNLVFGEHEAPAEADHTVAPAAPPAVERTTFRGYRRSDGRVATRNVIAIVSTVNCSATVCQQIVAAVERAGILDGFANVDAVVPVTHGTGCGIAEGPNLERLRRTLAGYAGHVNVGGLITVALGCEVNQMTEFMEMVPRRDDLPVVELTMQTLGGTKATVAAGVEAVRELAAAIDAVERVEVGLEHLVLGLNCGGSDGWSGITANPVLGIASDVIVSHGGRSVLAETPEIYGAEDLLLERATAPDVADHLRQIIARWEDDVARTGDSLDNNPSPGNKAGGITTILEKSLGAVAKGGHAPMAAVYDYAEPIDTPGFGFMDTPGYDPVSVTGLIAGGANVVCFTTGRGSALGYGIVPVLKVSTNTALFERMPDDMDLNAGDVVTEGVSLQAKGLEIYGRLLDVASGERTKSEDLGYGSQEFVPWLQGPVF